From Demequina lutea, a single genomic window includes:
- a CDS encoding ABC transporter ATP-binding protein, with translation MTGEDAEAALPADELQEPAIRVRGLEKSYKDLQVLRGVEFDVARGGIFALLGSNGAGKTTVIKILATLLRADAGSVTVSGVDVACEPAQVRESISLTGQFAAVDEILTGRENLVMVARLRHLPGAGAIADDLLERFALTEAGARRTSTYSGGMRRRLDIAMSLIGNPSIIFLDEPTAGLDPEGRLEVWRAVKELAVQGATVLLTTQYLEEAEHLADRIAILHDGRIIVNGSLAELRQLLPAATVEYVEKQPSLEDVFLSIVGRAK, from the coding sequence ATGACGGGAGAGGACGCGGAAGCCGCGCTGCCGGCCGACGAACTCCAAGAACCCGCGATCCGCGTGCGGGGTCTCGAGAAGTCCTACAAGGATCTTCAGGTGTTGCGCGGCGTCGAGTTCGATGTGGCGCGTGGAGGAATCTTCGCGCTTCTTGGATCCAACGGAGCGGGCAAGACGACGGTGATCAAGATACTGGCCACGCTGCTGAGGGCCGATGCGGGGTCCGTCACCGTCAGCGGCGTCGACGTGGCATGCGAACCGGCGCAGGTGCGTGAGTCCATTTCCCTAACCGGACAATTCGCTGCGGTCGACGAGATCCTGACCGGCCGCGAGAATCTGGTGATGGTCGCCCGGTTGCGGCACCTCCCTGGCGCTGGCGCGATCGCTGATGACCTGCTCGAGCGGTTCGCGCTGACCGAAGCCGGTGCGCGCAGAACCTCCACCTACTCGGGTGGAATGCGGCGCCGCCTCGACATCGCGATGAGCCTCATCGGGAATCCGTCGATCATCTTTCTCGACGAACCCACCGCAGGGCTTGACCCCGAGGGTCGCCTCGAGGTGTGGAGGGCCGTCAAAGAACTCGCTGTTCAAGGCGCGACGGTGTTGCTCACCACGCAATATTTGGAGGAGGCCGAGCACCTCGCCGATCGCATCGCCATTCTCCACGACGGACGCATCATCGTGAACGGCAGCCTCGCCGAACTCAGGCAACTGCTACCGGCCGCCACGGTGGAGTACGTCGAGAAGCAACCAAGCCTCGAGGACGTGTTCCTGTCCATCGTCGGTAGGGCCAAGTAA
- a CDS encoding DUF1048 domain-containing protein, which yields MAWKWIELFTGSLDQKKRYRRYKARIDALPEPYGTAASAFQRYFMYYGGIVDGETSLSMLGDFADLWERAAADATPVRAIVGDDPVEFAEAFAQAYTGKRWIDKERERLIVAIDRAAGGQE from the coding sequence ATGGCATGGAAGTGGATCGAACTGTTCACGGGGTCGCTAGACCAGAAGAAGCGATACCGGCGGTACAAGGCCCGCATTGACGCCCTTCCGGAGCCGTACGGCACGGCCGCCAGCGCCTTCCAACGGTATTTCATGTACTACGGGGGCATCGTTGACGGCGAGACAAGCCTCAGCATGCTCGGTGACTTCGCCGACCTCTGGGAGCGCGCGGCCGCCGACGCCACGCCCGTCAGGGCCATCGTCGGCGACGACCCAGTCGAATTCGCCGAAGCCTTCGCGCAGGCCTACACCGGCAAACGGTGGATCGACAAGGAACGCGAGCGACTCATCGTCGCCATCGATCGCGCGGCGGGAGGCCAAGAATGA
- a CDS encoding PadR family transcriptional regulator produces MGKQMTEMLKGTLEGIVLASLSGRPAYGYEITSWLRDQGFADIAEGTVYALLIRLEQKLLVDVEKVPSEKGPPRKVYTLNAEGLEYLDEFWRTWGFLADRLAHLHQGGK; encoded by the coding sequence GTGGGCAAGCAAATGACGGAGATGCTCAAGGGCACGCTGGAGGGCATCGTGCTGGCGAGCCTGTCGGGCCGTCCCGCGTACGGCTACGAGATCACCTCGTGGCTGCGCGACCAGGGATTCGCCGATATCGCCGAGGGCACTGTCTACGCCTTGCTGATCAGGCTCGAGCAGAAGCTCCTGGTCGATGTGGAGAAGGTCCCGTCCGAGAAGGGGCCGCCCCGCAAGGTGTACACGCTCAACGCCGAGGGACTGGAGTACCTCGACGAGTTTTGGCGGACGTGGGGCTTCCTCGCGGACCGGCTCGCGCATCTTCATCAAGGAGGCAAGTGA
- a CDS encoding aldo/keto reductase, whose product MELRTLGRSGLLASAVGLGCNNFGRAGTVTQTQEGSSAVLHAALDAGVTFFDTADIYGGTWGLSESLMAEVLKARRDEAVVATKFGHTAVATPLDERGPKGSSAYIRAAVDASLSRLGIDVIDLFQQHMPDPSVPIEETLEALAELVAAGKIRAYGHSQFSVEQLGVADAAAASLGVAPFVTSQDELSLAARAVEADGRLAAAEAAGMAFLPFFPLANGLFTGKFTRSERPTGTRIADLRPQVADGADWDAMEAYQALCDARGITMLEATFGWFLAKPVVGSVIAGATRPEQVTANAAAASAWSPTADDIAAIDRLFPVA is encoded by the coding sequence ATGGAATTGCGAACTCTGGGCCGTAGCGGCCTCCTGGCATCGGCCGTAGGACTCGGCTGCAACAACTTCGGTCGCGCGGGGACGGTGACGCAGACCCAGGAGGGAAGCAGCGCGGTGCTTCACGCCGCGCTTGACGCGGGAGTGACATTTTTTGACACGGCTGACATCTACGGCGGCACGTGGGGACTGAGCGAGAGCCTGATGGCCGAGGTGTTGAAGGCACGCAGGGACGAGGCCGTCGTCGCCACCAAGTTTGGCCACACCGCGGTAGCGACGCCCCTCGACGAGCGTGGCCCCAAGGGCTCGAGCGCCTACATCAGGGCTGCCGTCGACGCCTCGCTCTCTCGGCTGGGCATCGACGTGATCGACCTGTTCCAGCAGCACATGCCAGACCCAAGCGTGCCGATCGAGGAGACACTCGAGGCGTTGGCGGAGCTGGTGGCCGCGGGCAAGATCCGTGCGTACGGCCACTCGCAATTTTCCGTCGAGCAACTGGGCGTCGCCGATGCCGCCGCAGCATCCCTGGGCGTGGCACCGTTCGTGACGAGCCAGGACGAGTTGAGTCTCGCCGCGAGGGCCGTCGAGGCCGACGGCAGGCTCGCGGCCGCAGAGGCGGCGGGAATGGCCTTCTTACCTTTCTTCCCGCTCGCCAACGGTCTCTTCACGGGCAAGTTCACGCGCAGCGAGCGGCCCACGGGGACCCGCATCGCAGATCTCAGGCCACAGGTGGCGGACGGCGCCGACTGGGACGCCATGGAGGCCTATCAGGCGTTGTGTGATGCCCGCGGAATCACGATGCTCGAGGCGACCTTCGGCTGGTTTCTGGCCAAGCCGGTGGTGGGGTCGGTCATAGCAGGTGCGACGAGGCCCGAGCAGGTCACGGCAAACGCCGCGGCGGCGTCGGCGTGGTCGCCGACCGCCGACGACATTGCGGCGATCGATCGGCTGTTTCCCGTCGCCTGA
- a CDS encoding VOC family protein — MDIANLSGPAPSPANDTLAAGTRMGAVELHVRNLDSMLAYYRDVIALDQIATEGQAHVLGRHGVPTVTLAHSPNLPSFDRRGAGLFHTAVVFETRAALAAAVLRVAQSGIGRFTGSADHLVSEAFYFDDPEGNGVELYFDRPRDAWERGADGKPLMGTLHLDPNDYLDANVAEAELAAPQGIASVGHVHLQVGDIPTAKDFYVGTLGFEETFSMGTALFVSAGGYHHHVGLNVWNSRGAGPRAASLGLGTMDIMVPDADDLGALRERLAFKCVQAADDGLTLRFPDPWGSQIRVTAGG, encoded by the coding sequence ATGGATATCGCGAACCTCTCCGGCCCCGCCCCGTCGCCCGCCAACGACACCCTCGCGGCGGGAACGCGCATGGGAGCCGTCGAACTCCACGTTCGCAACCTCGACTCGATGCTCGCTTACTACCGCGACGTCATCGCGCTCGACCAGATCGCGACCGAAGGACAGGCGCACGTCCTCGGCCGCCACGGCGTGCCCACTGTGACCCTCGCCCACTCCCCCAATCTGCCTTCGTTCGATCGTCGCGGCGCTGGCCTGTTCCACACCGCCGTCGTCTTCGAGACCCGAGCGGCGCTCGCCGCGGCGGTGCTGCGCGTGGCTCAGTCGGGCATCGGCCGCTTCACGGGCTCTGCCGACCACCTAGTCTCCGAGGCCTTCTACTTTGACGACCCCGAGGGAAACGGCGTCGAACTCTATTTCGATCGCCCGCGCGATGCCTGGGAGCGCGGCGCGGACGGCAAGCCCCTCATGGGGACGCTGCACCTCGACCCGAACGACTACCTCGACGCGAACGTCGCCGAGGCCGAGCTCGCCGCCCCACAAGGCATCGCGAGCGTTGGCCACGTCCACCTCCAGGTGGGAGACATCCCCACGGCCAAGGACTTCTACGTGGGCACGCTCGGCTTCGAGGAGACGTTCAGCATGGGCACCGCACTCTTCGTTTCCGCAGGCGGATACCACCACCACGTGGGCCTCAACGTGTGGAACTCGCGGGGCGCTGGTCCCCGAGCGGCCTCGCTTGGTCTTGGCACGATGGACATCATGGTCCCCGATGCCGACGACCTGGGCGCCCTGCGCGAACGCCTCGCCTTCAAGTGCGTCCAGGCGGCCGACGATGGCCTCACGCTGCGCTTCCCCGACCCGTGGGGCTCACAGATCCGGGTAACGGCGGGCGGCTAG
- a CDS encoding helix-turn-helix transcriptional regulator, with protein MGTFLRVTPALAAVAGALLDAWPEQTWGLAICAGTGRPSGTVYPLLERLERYGLLTSEWDTDEVERRGPRRRLYRLTDDGLVWARAVTERGGRK; from the coding sequence GTGGGCACATTCCTCCGCGTGACACCGGCGCTTGCCGCGGTCGCCGGTGCGCTGCTCGACGCGTGGCCGGAGCAGACCTGGGGACTCGCCATTTGTGCGGGCACAGGTCGCCCCAGCGGCACCGTCTATCCCCTCCTGGAGAGGCTCGAGCGGTATGGACTCCTCACCTCGGAATGGGACACAGACGAGGTCGAGCGCCGCGGGCCGCGCCGCCGCCTCTACCGATTGACCGACGACGGGCTCGTGTGGGCCCGCGCCGTGACCGAACGAGGAGGGCGAAAGTGA
- a CDS encoding DUF2510 domain-containing protein: MSELPPAPMPAGWYPDMSDSGLSRWWDGTGWTPSTRPASVPPAPAAAETQAETDAQKNAVASAKNEFYAELSRDSLIATLQVGGFTDADAEYAVDTMNVDWNEQAANWAKFLLDYKTRKPEGKIGSFSRSELITEVELSGFTTEQATYGVNEAFLTAGTPYIQPATHGVNEALPVAKATAILAAPNRRDVGKLPSPNSQMICPHCHAQGQVSTSIVKRKQGISGGKATGAVLTLGWSLLATGLSRKVESTQAKCGNCGAVWNF; the protein is encoded by the coding sequence ATGTCAGAACTTCCGCCCGCCCCCATGCCAGCAGGCTGGTACCCGGACATGTCTGACTCCGGTCTGTCTCGTTGGTGGGATGGGACAGGGTGGACTCCGTCGACGAGACCGGCGAGCGTCCCACCTGCCCCAGCCGCCGCCGAAACCCAAGCCGAAACGGACGCGCAGAAGAACGCCGTCGCGTCCGCAAAAAATGAATTCTATGCCGAGCTATCCCGGGACTCCCTCATCGCAACATTGCAGGTTGGCGGGTTCACCGACGCTGACGCGGAGTATGCCGTTGACACCATGAACGTGGACTGGAACGAGCAGGCGGCGAACTGGGCCAAGTTCTTGCTCGATTACAAAACCCGTAAGCCTGAAGGCAAAATCGGATCATTCTCCCGCTCCGAACTCATCACAGAAGTGGAGTTAAGCGGGTTCACGACCGAGCAGGCAACTTACGGTGTCAACGAGGCGTTCCTTACCGCTGGCACCCCCTACATCCAGCCTGCAACCCATGGCGTCAACGAGGCGTTGCCTGTCGCTAAGGCGACGGCGATACTCGCCGCACCGAATCGTCGTGACGTGGGAAAACTTCCGAGCCCTAACTCGCAGATGATCTGCCCGCATTGCCACGCACAAGGGCAGGTGTCTACCTCGATCGTCAAGCGCAAGCAGGGCATCAGCGGAGGCAAAGCAACCGGTGCTGTCTTGACTTTGGGGTGGTCACTCCTTGCCACAGGACTGTCGCGGAAGGTCGAGAGCACTCAGGCAAAATGCGGGAACTGTGGCGCGGTTTGGAACTTCTAG
- a CDS encoding IS110 family transposase, translated as MVNDNQIEVYGGIDTHADTHHVAVIDAAGRRLADVQVPTTAAGYQAALRFLGSWPTLASVGIECTGSYGAAVTRAVREAGIGVFAVNRPNRFDRHRRGKTDVFDAYSAAEAVVSGRATAAPKGGDGLVEALALALAHDAGLTHCPCSLACKHHPGRTCGVRLDYETTRVPNSAEPDHITPHAHCGPDTVENMSRIVCRRCNQARGDKPLHAPTVAPVTRATSTTRLVAW; from the coding sequence ATGGTGAACGACAATCAGATCGAGGTCTACGGCGGGATTGACACGCACGCAGATACACATCATGTCGCGGTGATCGATGCCGCTGGGCGGAGGTTGGCCGATGTCCAGGTGCCAACCACCGCAGCTGGCTATCAGGCGGCGTTACGGTTCCTGGGTTCGTGGCCCACGCTGGCAAGCGTGGGTATCGAGTGCACCGGCTCCTACGGGGCCGCAGTGACCCGCGCCGTGCGTGAGGCGGGCATCGGAGTGTTCGCGGTGAACCGGCCCAACCGATTTGATCGCCACCGCCGGGGCAAGACAGACGTCTTCGACGCCTACTCGGCTGCCGAGGCGGTGGTGTCTGGGCGTGCAACGGCTGCACCGAAGGGGGGCGATGGTCTGGTCGAAGCACTCGCACTCGCACTCGCACATGACGCAGGACTCACACACTGCCCGTGCTCCCTCGCGTGCAAACATCACCCCGGCCGCACTTGCGGCGTACGGCTCGACTACGAGACCACACGCGTGCCGAACTCAGCCGAACCCGACCACATCACACCCCACGCCCACTGCGGTCCCGACACCGTAGAGAACATGAGCCGCATCGTCTGCCGACGATGCAACCAAGCACGCGGCGACAAACCACTACACGCGCCCACCGTCGCGCCAGTCACGCGCGCCACATCGACGACACGCCTAGTCGCATGGTGA
- the cas2e gene encoding type I-E CRISPR-associated endoribonuclease Cas2e: MVVIVLTACPAGLRGYLTRWFLEVSPGVFVGRIPARVRDRAWERIIEMIGRGRALLVYSAQGEQGLAFRTYGHDWKPVDFDGIQLIMRRATGDGPSAIPDAPMTPEVGGKSNVAAGWSSTARRRKFARSRSRPG; this comes from the coding sequence GTGGTCGTCATCGTTCTGACCGCGTGCCCCGCAGGCCTACGTGGATACCTCACGCGATGGTTCCTCGAGGTGTCGCCCGGCGTCTTCGTCGGGCGCATACCGGCGCGGGTTCGTGATCGGGCTTGGGAGAGAATCATCGAGATGATCGGTCGTGGCCGTGCTCTCCTTGTCTACTCGGCGCAAGGTGAGCAAGGCCTGGCCTTCCGCACCTACGGTCACGACTGGAAGCCGGTCGACTTCGACGGGATCCAACTCATAATGAGGCGCGCGACCGGCGACGGACCCAGCGCCATCCCGGACGCGCCAATGACGCCGGAGGTGGGCGGTAAGTCGAACGTAGCCGCAGGTTGGAGCTCAACTGCGCGCCGGAGGAAGTTCGCCCGGTCGAGGTCCAGACCTGGCTAG
- the cas1e gene encoding type I-E CRISPR-associated endonuclease Cas1e yields the protein MPSGGPRPAKTPELLRAQDRLTFIYVEHAVIHRDANAITCTDARGTVHIPAATLGALLLGPGTTVSHQAMVLLADSGSTAVWVGERGVRYYAHGRPLARSSRLLDAQARLVSNRGSRLAVARQMYAMRFEGEDTSRLTMQQLRGREGARVRASYRAESERTGVPWRSRDYRPDDFEASDPVNQALSAANTALYGVVHAVVVAVGCSPGLGFVHTGHDRSFVYDIADLYKADTSIPAAFEMARHELGDIGAATRRHMRDLMHAEHVLERSVRDVYTLLLGEYDEGGSSGDVDVISLWDGDDRAVAGGTNYDDLDW from the coding sequence ATGCCCAGCGGCGGTCCCCGACCAGCAAAGACCCCGGAGCTGCTGCGCGCCCAAGACCGCCTGACCTTCATCTACGTCGAGCACGCGGTCATCCACCGCGATGCGAACGCCATCACCTGTACGGACGCCCGGGGGACAGTCCACATCCCCGCCGCAACCTTGGGAGCCCTCTTGCTCGGGCCCGGAACAACGGTGAGCCACCAGGCCATGGTGCTGCTTGCCGACAGTGGATCGACCGCAGTGTGGGTGGGAGAGCGCGGGGTCCGCTACTACGCCCACGGGCGACCGCTGGCACGCTCATCACGGCTTCTCGACGCGCAGGCGCGACTCGTCAGCAACCGGGGCTCACGGCTCGCAGTCGCTCGCCAGATGTATGCGATGCGGTTTGAGGGTGAGGACACCTCAAGACTGACGATGCAGCAGCTCCGCGGCCGTGAAGGAGCCCGTGTCCGCGCCTCGTACCGTGCCGAGAGCGAACGCACCGGGGTTCCATGGCGATCGCGCGACTACCGCCCCGACGACTTCGAGGCATCCGACCCTGTCAACCAGGCACTCTCCGCAGCCAACACCGCGCTCTACGGCGTGGTGCACGCCGTTGTCGTCGCCGTCGGCTGCTCACCAGGGCTGGGATTCGTCCACACCGGACACGATCGTTCGTTCGTCTACGACATCGCGGACCTCTACAAGGCCGACACGTCGATCCCTGCCGCGTTCGAGATGGCCCGCCATGAGCTCGGAGACATCGGCGCCGCAACCCGCAGACACATGAGGGACCTCATGCACGCCGAGCACGTCCTCGAGCGTTCCGTCAGGGACGTGTACACGCTCCTGCTCGGCGAGTACGACGAGGGCGGCAGCTCCGGAGACGTCGACGTCATCTCGTTGTGGGACGGTGACGATCGCGCCGTCGCCGGCGGCACCAACTACGACGACCTCGACTGGTAA
- the cas6e gene encoding type I-E CRISPR-associated protein Cas6/Cse3/CasE produces MHLTQFEINPARRGAQKLLGSPQAMHAAVLAGFPSEDANHGRILWRVDSGPRHTYLYVSSPRCPDLTHLVEQAGWPTTSTWSTGDLASLLDSLAIGQHWGFRLAANPTRSTRVGDRERSQRVGCVTAQQQLDWFLSRTAKWGVKIPTTDGNPEVVVNGRGVRSFRRQEGRVTVATAIFEGRLEVVDPDLLRTAMVDGIGPAKAYGCGLLTLAHVDRH; encoded by the coding sequence ATGCACCTGACGCAGTTCGAGATCAACCCAGCACGCCGCGGAGCCCAGAAGCTCCTCGGCTCACCCCAAGCGATGCATGCGGCCGTCCTTGCAGGCTTCCCGAGCGAGGATGCGAATCATGGGCGGATCCTGTGGCGCGTCGACTCCGGCCCACGCCACACGTACCTCTACGTGTCGAGCCCGCGTTGCCCGGACCTCACACACCTCGTCGAGCAGGCAGGTTGGCCCACGACCTCAACGTGGTCCACAGGTGATCTGGCCTCGCTGCTGGACAGCCTGGCCATCGGCCAGCACTGGGGTTTCAGACTCGCGGCCAACCCGACGCGGTCCACGCGCGTCGGAGATCGTGAGCGCTCCCAGCGCGTGGGTTGCGTCACCGCCCAGCAGCAGCTCGACTGGTTCCTCTCGCGGACCGCCAAGTGGGGAGTCAAGATCCCGACGACGGACGGGAACCCTGAGGTGGTCGTCAACGGACGCGGCGTGAGGTCGTTCCGAAGGCAGGAAGGACGCGTGACCGTCGCTACGGCGATCTTCGAGGGGCGGCTTGAGGTCGTCGACCCGGATCTGCTGCGCACCGCGATGGTCGACGGGATTGGCCCTGCGAAGGCGTACGGGTGCGGCCTCCTGACACTGGCACATGTGGATCGACACTGA
- the cas5e gene encoding type I-E CRISPR-associated protein Cas5/CasD, with protein MNCLVLRLAGPMQSWGVSSRFVRRTTESQPTKSGVLGLLAAAAGRRRTDPIEDLLAVSFGVRVDQPGRLVRDFQTARTMDGAHSMPLSYRFYLADAAFLAVVEGEPGFIDELDDALRHPVYPLYLGRRSCPPAGPVTLGIRRDASVNEVLSDEPWRAAPWWQKTYRSSTVALETVADAQPGAEDWLTVADLPISFDPERRLYALRAIERGIVTVTNPTFAGFTSHDDPHQPMAALGGA; from the coding sequence GTGAACTGCCTTGTCCTGCGCCTGGCCGGCCCGATGCAGTCCTGGGGCGTGTCCAGCAGGTTCGTTCGGCGAACCACCGAGAGCCAACCGACGAAGAGCGGCGTCCTGGGTCTGCTGGCCGCAGCCGCGGGGCGACGCCGAACGGACCCGATTGAGGACCTGCTGGCGGTGAGCTTCGGTGTCCGAGTCGACCAGCCCGGTCGCCTCGTGCGGGACTTCCAGACGGCACGGACGATGGACGGCGCGCACTCGATGCCCCTGTCCTACCGCTTCTACCTCGCGGACGCGGCCTTCCTCGCCGTCGTCGAGGGTGAGCCGGGTTTCATCGACGAGCTCGACGACGCCCTGCGCCACCCGGTGTACCCGCTCTACCTCGGACGGCGGTCGTGCCCGCCTGCTGGACCGGTCACGCTCGGCATTCGCCGCGACGCGTCGGTCAACGAGGTTCTCAGCGATGAGCCGTGGCGAGCCGCGCCGTGGTGGCAGAAGACCTATCGGTCCTCGACCGTGGCGCTTGAGACGGTGGCCGACGCACAGCCGGGTGCCGAGGACTGGCTGACTGTCGCCGACCTTCCGATCAGCTTCGACCCGGAGCGACGTCTCTACGCCTTGCGGGCCATCGAGCGGGGCATCGTGACGGTGACCAACCCGACCTTCGCCGGGTTCACCTCCCACGACGACCCTCATCAGCCCATGGCCGCGCTCGGAGGAGCCTGA
- the cas7e gene encoding type I-E CRISPR-associated protein Cas7/Cse4/CasC: MTRTIIDIHAIQTVPPSNINRDDTGSPKTAVYGGVRRSRVSSQAWKRATRKDFETYLDRSDLGVRTKRVVELMSEEIARQAPDLEPAQRDEISSAVLRATGLTLSKPRKGETEEAGYLVFLGRRQVESLAALGVDTFRAGGLATLEKKATRALVKDKNAIDVSLFGRMVADVTDLNVDAAAQVAHAISVHSVETEFDYFTAVDDHKNADAEEDAGAGMIGTVEFNSSTLYRYATVDVDALLRNLGDVEATARAVDAFVRSFITSMPTGKQNTFANRTLPDAIVVSVREDQSVSLVGAFEEAVTSTASSGRVHAAVQALVAYADEIGAAYGTRPVAVWTVGVGARAAALDELAPRTSFDQLVLAVGAMVRERLGSER, translated from the coding sequence ATGACCCGCACGATCATCGACATCCACGCCATCCAGACCGTTCCGCCGAGCAACATCAACCGGGACGACACTGGCAGCCCCAAGACAGCCGTCTACGGCGGCGTCCGGCGCTCCCGCGTATCAAGCCAGGCCTGGAAGCGGGCCACGCGCAAAGACTTCGAGACGTACCTGGACCGTTCCGACCTTGGGGTGCGGACCAAGAGGGTCGTCGAGCTCATGTCCGAGGAGATCGCGCGACAGGCACCCGACCTGGAACCGGCACAGCGGGACGAGATCAGCTCAGCGGTGCTCCGGGCCACAGGGTTGACGTTGTCCAAGCCGCGCAAGGGTGAGACCGAGGAGGCCGGGTACCTGGTGTTCCTCGGCCGACGCCAGGTCGAGTCCCTGGCCGCGCTGGGGGTGGACACCTTCCGGGCCGGCGGTCTGGCGACACTCGAGAAGAAAGCCACACGAGCACTCGTCAAGGACAAGAACGCGATCGACGTCTCGCTCTTCGGCCGCATGGTCGCCGACGTGACCGACCTGAACGTCGACGCCGCCGCGCAGGTCGCCCACGCCATCAGCGTGCACAGCGTCGAGACGGAGTTCGACTACTTCACCGCAGTCGACGACCACAAGAACGCCGACGCCGAAGAGGACGCAGGCGCAGGGATGATCGGGACCGTCGAGTTCAACTCCTCCACCCTGTATCGCTACGCCACCGTCGACGTGGACGCACTGCTACGCAACCTGGGTGACGTCGAGGCGACCGCCCGCGCGGTCGACGCGTTCGTGCGGTCCTTCATCACGTCCATGCCAACAGGCAAGCAGAACACGTTCGCCAACCGGACCCTGCCAGACGCCATCGTGGTGTCCGTCCGAGAAGACCAGTCCGTCTCACTCGTCGGAGCCTTCGAAGAGGCGGTCACCTCGACAGCCTCGAGCGGCCGGGTTCACGCCGCGGTCCAGGCGCTCGTCGCCTACGCGGACGAGATCGGCGCGGCCTACGGGACCCGACCGGTTGCGGTGTGGACAGTTGGTGTCGGTGCCCGCGCCGCAGCCCTGGACGAGCTGGCGCCCCGCACGTCGTTCGACCAGCTCGTGCTGGCGGTCGGTGCGATGGTGCGGGAGCGGCTGGGGAGCGAGAGGTGA
- the casB gene encoding type I-E CRISPR-associated protein Cse2/CasB yields MSERQDQQGHRAEGAPASDARANPGAAEYAPKLGEVGKLVHSRVARLAATRGTSGTTAVLARLRRAVGKPPGWDPELWELTLSNVPGWVVSDAPTVEERAVYTAITLYAVHQQSRPEPMHMRGHGLGKAVRSLASATQAESAVRRRFDAAATATSFDETVHHLRGLITQLRSHRVPLDYGLLADDLLQLQDPRTADAVRLRWGRQYYRIDRDSAPGTPAGTTNQGHDVAADQVREDAS; encoded by the coding sequence ATGAGCGAGCGACAAGACCAGCAAGGGCACCGTGCCGAGGGGGCACCTGCCAGCGACGCCAGAGCGAACCCTGGCGCGGCGGAGTACGCGCCGAAGCTCGGCGAGGTCGGGAAGCTGGTCCACTCGCGGGTCGCGCGACTCGCAGCGACCCGCGGCACGTCCGGGACCACCGCAGTCCTTGCGCGCCTGCGCCGGGCCGTCGGAAAGCCGCCCGGTTGGGACCCGGAACTCTGGGAGCTGACCCTCTCAAACGTGCCGGGCTGGGTCGTGTCCGATGCCCCTACCGTCGAAGAGCGCGCCGTGTACACGGCGATCACGCTCTACGCGGTGCACCAACAGTCTCGGCCCGAGCCCATGCATATGCGCGGGCACGGCCTCGGCAAAGCGGTGCGTTCGCTCGCGTCGGCCACGCAGGCTGAGTCCGCCGTGCGACGTCGCTTCGACGCCGCTGCCACGGCCACCTCTTTCGACGAGACGGTCCACCACCTCCGGGGCCTGATCACTCAGCTACGTTCGCACCGGGTACCGCTCGACTATGGGCTACTCGCTGACGACCTGCTCCAGCTTCAGGACCCTCGGACGGCGGACGCCGTCCGGCTCAGATGGGGACGCCAGTACTACCGCATCGACCGCGACAGTGCTCCAGGCACACCAGCGGGCACCACGAACCAGGGCCACGACGTCGCGGCCGACCAGGTCAGAGAGGACGCATCATGA